A genome region from Gossypium hirsutum isolate 1008001.06 chromosome A04, Gossypium_hirsutum_v2.1, whole genome shotgun sequence includes the following:
- the LOC107949395 gene encoding protein RADIALIS-like 3, with protein sequence MWFLMKTSHIDSPQVAQAQTPLLINTASMAVSQAPQTKTHLCFILFCFFFLHLNLVMASSSLRSKDSGSTWTPKQNKLFEKALAQFDKDTPDRWQNVAKAVGGSKTAEEVKRHYEILIQDLEHIESGRIPIPKYKSSGGGGNGGR encoded by the coding sequence ATGTGGTTTTTAATGAAGACGAGTCATATAGATTCCCCCCAAGTGGCTCAAGCTCAAACCCCACTGCTTATAAATACAGCATCCATGGCTGTCTCTCAAGCACCCCAAACAAAAACACATCTTTGCTTcatcttgttttgttttttcttcttacATTTGAATCTGGTAATGGCTTCAAGCTCTTTACGTTCCAAAGATTCAGGTTCAACATGGACCCCAAAACAGAACAAACTGTTCGAAAAAGCATTGGCACAGTTCGATAAAGATACACCAGATCGTTGGCAAAATGTTGCCAAGGCTGTTGGTGGTAGTAAAACTGCTGAAGAAGTTAAGAGACATTACGAAATCCTCATCCAAGATCTCGAACATATCGAGTCAGGTCGGATTCCGATTCCCAAATATAAGTCGAGTGGCGGCGGCGGCAATGGCGGCCGGTGA
- the LOC107949108 gene encoding pre-mRNA-splicing factor syf2, producing the protein MEEDRRVHPDCINASNPYHECVEYCFRKIVEAKAKKDQEKPETVQREHDQPVRCVAYQLQDVQSGAPEPEQISDDDNNNQLAEENIEGDITKLTGRQKKLFELRLKMNEARKANQTAMVAEKKRMEAPPESRGISKQKWLEERKKKIGKLLDANGLDLQKAYMLDTQEAAEAKYKKWEKDPAPFGWDVFNQKTLYNAYKKRTKNIDIDLEEYNKLKESDPEFFREASSLQYGKAPKVSEDKIDKMVKELKDREEKRKSFSRRRKFHEEKDIDSINDRNEHFNKKIERAFGKYTLEIKNNLERGTALPD; encoded by the exons ATGGAAGAAGACCGCCGAGTTCACCCGGATTGTATCAACGCGTCGAATCCGTACCATGAATGTGTTGAATATTGCTTTAGAAAGATTGTTGAAGCCAAGGCAAAAAAGGATCAAGAAAAACCAG AAACTGTGCAACGTGAGCATGATCAACCTGTTAGATGTGTTGCTTACCAATTACAAGATGTACAAAGTGGAGCACCAGAACCAGAACAAATTTCCGATGATGACAATAACAACCAGCTAGCTGAGGAGAACATTGAaggagacattacaaaacttacCGGTAGACAGAAAAAATTATTCGAGTTGAGACTAAAGATG AACGAAGCAAGAAAAGCTAATCAAACGGCTATGGTGGCTGAAAAGAAACGAATGGAAGCTCCACCTGAATCTAGAGGAATTTCTAAGCAAAAATGGCTCGAGGAAAGGAAGAAAAAGATTGGGAAACTTTTGGATGCAAATGGGTTGGATTTGCAAAAAGCGTATATGCTCGATACTCAAGAGGCAGCCGAGGCAAAATATAAGAAATGGGAAAAAGATCCTGCCCCGTTCGGTTGGGACG taTTCAATCAGAAGACATTGTACAATGCATACAAAAAACGGACAAAGAACATCGACATTGACTTAGAAGAATATAACAAATTGAAAGAATCTGACCCAGAGTTCTTCCGTGAAGCTTCAAGCCTCCAATATGGGAAG GCACCTAAGGTTTCAGAGGATAAGATTGATAAGATGGTAAAGGAACTTAAGGACCGGGAAGAAAAACGCAAGTCATTTAGTAGGAGGAGGAAATTTCACGAAGAGAAGGATATCGATTCGATCAATGACCGTAACGAGCATTTCAATAAGAAGATCGAACGGGCCTTTGGGAAATACACATTGGAAATCAAAAATAATCTTGAACGAGGAACCGCATTGCCTGATTAA
- the LOC107948092 gene encoding probable CCR4-associated factor 1 homolog 11 translates to MSIFVNKPVIVREVFADNLEYEFILIQSVLHNYSFVSMDTEFPGTIFKPDKKFVQLGNPEVNYRFMKVNVDAMKIIQLGLTLSDSEDFDIGKDHYDKESIKLLRQQGINFTKNKEKGIYSRDFGMMFLTSGLGFSALTWVIFHSGYDFGFLLKILTQHPLPPDLKSSMRHLTYYFGCRIFDIKYDFKIFNLHGGLEKVAKTLNVARVIGLSHQAGSDSLLILRCFMQIKDTKAFKQCNQKLPALALYGLI, encoded by the exons atgtcgaTTTTTGTCAACAAACCAGTGATTGTTAGGGAAGTATTTGCTGACAATTTGGAATACGAGTTTATCTTAATTCAAAGTGTGCTCCACAACTATTCTTTTGTTTCTATGGATACCGAATTTCCTGGTACAATTTTTAAACCAGACAAAAAATTCGTTCAATTAGGAAATCCCGAAGTCAATTACAGGTTCATGAAAGTTAATGTCGATGCTATGAAGATCATTCAACTTGGTTTAACGCTCTCTGATTCTGAAG attttgatattGGCAAAGATCATTATGATAAAGAGTCTATTAAATTACTTAGACAGCAAggtataaattttacaaagaataAGGAAAAAGGCATTTATTCAAGAGATTTCGGCATGATGTTTCTGACTTCCGGGCTGGGTTTCAGTGCATTGACTTGGGTAATTTTTCACAGCGGTTATGATTTCGGgtttttgttgaagattttgaCTCAACATCCATTACCGCCTGATCTCAAGTCTTCCATGCGGCATTTGACTTATTACTTCGGTTGTAGAATTTTtgacatcaagtacgattttaaGATATTTAATTTACACGGTGGACTAGAAAAGGTGGCAAAAACTTTAAACGTGGCTCGTGTTATTGGATTAAGCCATCAAGCAGGATCCGATAGTCTTCTCATCCTCCGTTGTTTTATGCAGATTAAGGATACGAAAGCTTTTAAGCAATGTAACCAAAAATTGCCAGCCTTAGCATTATACGGACTGATTTGA
- the LOC107948093 gene encoding dirigent protein 4: MERTLILCLILLLCFPMAYGGYYSKTESRVSNLRKATNLRFFFHGILGGENTTAVTVARANSSSLGPSNSIVVDHAPLTVGPEPTSKTIGNAQGLEVFAGRDTTTVVVYLDFGFTEGELNGSSISVFSRNPATETQRELAVIGGRGKFKLAEGYALLKTTFISNTSLVVEYNVTVIHY, encoded by the coding sequence ATGGAGAGAACTTTGATCTTGTGTTTGATCCTTCTCCTTTGCTTCCCCATGGCTTATGGCGGATACTACTCGAAAACCGAATCACGCGTTTCCAACTTGAGAAAAGCTACCAATCTCCGATTCTTTTTTCACGGCATCCTCGGTGGCGAGAATACTACGGCGGTCACCGTGGCCCGTGCTAACTCTTCTTCGCTAGGGCCATCTAACAGCATAGTTGTCGACCATGCTCCACTAACCGTTGGTCCCGAACCAACATCGAAGACCATCGGGAATGCTCAAGGACTCGAGGTATTCGCGGGTCGAGATACAACCACCGTGGTGGTGTACTTGGACTTCGGGTTTACTGAAGGAGAATTGAACGGCAGCTCTATTAGCGTGTTTTCGAGGAATCCGGCGACGGAGACACAACGTGAGCTTGCGGTGATCGGAGGGAGAGGGAAGTTCAAGTTAGCTGAAGGGTATGCATTGCTTAAGACTACCTTTATAAGTAATACCAGTTTGGTTGTTGAATATAATGTAACTGTGATTCATTACTAA
- the LOC107949104 gene encoding phenylalanine--tRNA ligase alpha subunit, cytoplasmic, translating into MAEEAILGYLATSEEIPDSGQFASQHGFQHNDVVNVIKSLHGFRYIDAQDIKRESWVLTDEGKMYAADGSPEVQLFLAVPQEGSISKDELQKKLEPSVFKIGCSQAGKNKWVDMGKQVSRKVQHVEDKVKDLLIRIQKGEALGKDDINSLKARKLIVAQTWKGYSVKKGPNYAPTRKKVATDLTRENLQRGDWKELEFKEYNFNAKGPPAEAGHLHPLLKVKQQLKNIFLQLGFEEMPTNNFVESSFWNFDALFQPQQHPARDSHDTFFLEVPSTTRELPEDYVKLVKRVHESGGYGSRGYMYDWKREEANKNLLRTHTTAVSTRMLYALAKQPFTPKRYFSIDRVFRNESVDRTHLAEFHQIEGLVCDKGLTLGDLIGVLNDFFSRLGMSKLRFKPAYNPYTEPSMEIFSYHEGLKKWVEIGNSGMFRPEMLLPMGFPEDVRVIAWGLSLERPTMILYGVDNIRDLFGHKVDLSLMKRNPICRLGID; encoded by the exons atggcagaaGAAGCAATACTAGGTTACCTAGCGACGTCTGAAGAAATCCCAGATTCAGGCCAATTCGCATCCCAACATGGTTTCCAACACAACGATGTCGTCAATGTCATCAAGAGCCTCCATGGTTTCCGCTACATCGATGCTCAAGACATTAAAAGGGAGAGTTGGGTCCTCACTGATGAAGGCAAGATGTATGCCGCCGATGGCTCCCCTGAAGTTCAACTCTTCTTAGCCGTCCCTCAAGAAGGTTCTATTTCTAAAGACGAATTACAG AAAAAGTTAGAGCCTTCGGTTTTCAAAATTGGTTGCTCACAAGCTGGGAAAAACAAATGGGTCGATATGGGAAAACAAGTTTCGAGAAAA gTTCAACATGTGGAAGATAAGGTCAAGGATTTGCTTATTAGAATACAAAAGGGAGAG GCACTCGGCAAAGATGACATTAATTCACTTAAAGCTAGGAAGCTTATTGTTGCACA GACATGGAAAGGTTATTCAGTGAAAAAAGGGCCAAACTATGCCCCTACAAGAAAGAAAGTTGCTACTGATCTGACTCGAGAGAATCTACAGAG GGGTGACTGGAAGGAACTAGAGTTCAAAGAGTATAACTTCAATGCTAAAGGACCACCTGCTGAAGCTGGCCATCTTCATCCATTACTCAAG GTGAAACAACAATTAAAGAACATATTTCTTCAGCTGGG TTTTGAGGAGATGCCAACAAATAATTTTGTCGAAAGCAG CTTCTGGAACTTTGATGCATTGTTCCAGCCACAACAACACCCTGCACGTGATTCACATGATACATTCTTTCTGGAAG TTCCATCTACTACAAGGGAACTGCCTGAAGATTATGTGAAGTTGGTGAAGCGTGTTCATGAATCTGGTGGTTATGGCTCCAGGGG ATACATGTATGACTGGAAAAGAGAAGAAGCAAACAAAAACCTATTGCGTACTCACACAACTGCTGTCTCTACTCGAATGCTTTATGCTCTTGCAAAG CAACCTTTTACCCCCAAAAGATATTTCTCTATAGATCGTGTGTTCAGAAATGAATCTGTGGACCGAACTCATCTTGCAGAGTTCCATCAGATTGAAG GCTTGGTATGTGACAAGGGGCTTACTCTTGGTGATTTGATTGGTGTCCTGAATGACTTCTTCTCACGACTAG GAATGTCCAAGTTGCGCTTCAAGCCTGCTTACAACCCATATACTGAACCTAGCATGGAGATATTCAG TTACCATGAAGGCTTGAAGAAATGGGTGGAAATCGGAAATTCGGGCATGTTCAGACCTGAAATGTTGCTTCCAATGGGATTCCCTGAGGATGTTCGTGTTATTGCTTGGGGCCTGTCTCTCGAAAG ACCAACTATGATACTCTACGGAGTCGATAACATCCGGGATCTATTCGGACATAAG GTGGATCTTAGCCTCATGAAACGAAACCCCATCTGTCGTCTCGGAATTGATTAG
- the LOC107949106 gene encoding 26S proteasome non-ATPase regulatory subunit 4 homolog translates to MVLEATMICIDNSEWMRNGDYSPSRFQAQADAVSLICGAKTQSNPENTVGILTMAGKGVRVLATPTSDLGKILSCMHGLEMGGEMNLAAGIQIAQLALKHRQNKNQQQRIIVFAGSPIKHEKKALEMIGKKLKKNSVALDIVNFGEDEDGKPEKLEALLASVNNNDTSHIVHVPAGQNALSDVLISTPVFTGDGEGGSGFAAAAAAAAAGGVSDFDFGVDPNIDPELALALRVSMEEERARQEAAAKRAAEEATRQEKGEEAQPQSDSQNATMNATEKASDPMDEDDALLKQALALSMNIPGSDSSAGDAQMSEATNDDQEFALALQMSMQDGSKDSSAQSDVSKVLGDQYFMSSILSSLPGVDPNDPKVKDLLASLPSQSEPQEKKEEDEQPKDDK, encoded by the exons ATGGTTCTCGAG GCTACTATGATATGCATTGATAACTCAGAATGGATGCGAAACGGCGATTATTCTCCGTCTCGATTTCAAGCCCAAGCTGATGCTGTTAGTCTTATCTGTGGAGCTAAAACCCAG TCTAATCCGGAGAATACGGTGGGGATATTGACTATGGCGGGCAAAGGAGTACGTGTATTGGCTACTCCTACTAGTGATCTTGGAAAAATCTTGTCTTGCATGCACG GTCTTGAAATGGGGGGTGAGATGAACCTAGCAGCTGGAATTCAGATTGCTCAGTTGGCTCTAAAGCACCGCCAAAACAAAAATCAGCAGCAAAGGATTATAGTTTTTGCTGGAAG TCCTATTAAGCATGAAAAAAAGGCATTGGAGATGATTGGGAAGAAGCTGAAAAAGAATAGCGTAGCTCTTGATATTGTCAATTTTGGTGAGGACGAAGATGGAAAGCCAGAAAAATTGGAGGCTCTTCTCGCAtctgttaataataatgatactaGTCACATAGTTCATGTTCCTGCTGGTCAAAATGCACTTTCAGATGTCCTTATCAG CACGCCTGTGTTCACCGGGGATGGGGAAGGAGGAAGCGGctttgctgctgctgctgctgcagcTGCAGCGGGTGGGGTTTCTGACTTTGATTTTGGCGTGGATCCAAACATAGATCCTGAGCTGGCTCTTGCTCTAAGGGTTTCCATGGAAGAGGAGAGGGCAAGGCAAGAAGCTGCTGCCAAGAGAGCTGCTGAGGAAGCCACTAGACAAGAAAAAGGAGAGGAAGCACAACCACAGTCCGATTCTCAGAATGCAACAATGAATGCTACTGAAAAAGCTTCTGACCCAATG GATGAGGATGATGCTTTGCTAAAGCAGGCCCTTGCATTGTCGATGAATATCCCCGGATCTGATTCTTCTGCAGGTGATGCTCAAATGTCTGAGGCAACTAATGACGACCAGGAATTCGCCTTGG CACTTCAGATGTCCATGCAGGATGGATCAAAAGATTCGTCAGCTCAATCAGATGTCAGCAAGGTGTTGGGGGATCAGTATTTTATGTCATCCATTCTTTCATCG CTTCCGGGAGTTGACCCGAACGATCCAAAAGTAAAAGATTTGCTAGCATCTTTGCCCAGCCAATCTGAG CcgcaagaaaagaaagaagaagatgaacaaccCAAAGATGACAAGTGA
- the LOC107949105 gene encoding dirigent protein 4, which translates to MEKNMILAWILILSTAMAVARCQDYYSHGGLYVPPPRKVTYLHFFLHDTMSGNNPSAVPIVSPNTTTTGFGGVIAFDDPLTVGPDITSEVIGNAQGLWVSTDKDVLTLMACLDIGFTKGEFNGSSISVLSRNPITESARELAVVGGKGKFRMAKGYAQLKTYSVNFKTGDAIVEYNVTVIHY; encoded by the coding sequence ATGGAGAAAAATATGATATTAGCCTGGATTTTGATTCTCAGCACCGCCATGGCAGTAGCTCGTTGCCAAGATTATTACTCCCATGGCGGACTATACGTTCCACCTCCACGAAAAGTAACCTATCTCCACTTCTTTTTACACGACACTATGAGCGGCAACAATCCTAGTGCAGTCCCCATAGTCAGTCCAAACACAACCACGACGGGCTTCGGCGGCGTGATAGCTTTCGATGATCCACTCACCGTTGGCCCCGACATAACATCAGAGGTCATAGGGAACGCTCAAGGCCTCTGGGTGTCGACAGACAAAGACGTTTTGACACTGATGGCGTGCTTGGACATCGGGTTTACGAAAGGTGAATTCAACGGCAGCTCTATCAGTGTTTTGTCGAGGAATCCAATTACCGAATCGGCGCGTGAGCTTGCGGTGGTCGGAGGGAAAGGGAAGTTCAGGATGGCGAAAGGGTATGCACAACTCAAGACTTATTCCGTAAATTTCAAGACTGGCGACGCCATTGTTGAGTATAATGTGACTGTAATTCATTATTAA